A stretch of DNA from Brachyspira pilosicoli:
TTTTATGAATGTATTAGTGATAAATTCTGGAAGTTCTAGTATCAAATATCAATTATTTTCTATGCCTGAAGCAAAAGTACTTGCAAAAGGTCTATTAGAAAAAATAGGTGAAGAGACAAGTGCTTTGAAACATACAGCAGTTGAAAAAGGCAAAGAAAAAAAGATAGAGCAGAAAGTTCCTGACCATAAAGCAGGTATGAGTTTGATTTTTTCTCTTTTAACAGATAAAGAAGTAGGTGTAATATCTAATATGAGTGAAATATCTGGAGTAGGCCATAGAGTAGTACATGGAGGAGAAGCATTCAGTAAAAGTACTTTAATAACAGATGAAGCTATAAAAGCCATAGAAGCTTGCTGCGACATAGCTCCTTTACATAACCCAGCAGGTTTACAAGGTATAAGAGCTTGTCAAGAAATATTAAAAGATGTGAAAATGGTTGCTGTATTTGATACAAGCTTCCATCAAACTATACCTGAGCATGCTTATATGTATGCTGTTCCTCATGAATGGTATGATAAATATAAAGTTCGCCGTTATGGTTTCCATGGTACTTCACATAAATATGTATATGGAGAGTTCTGTAAGGTTACTAATAAGCCTAATGCTAATGTTATAGTTTGCCATTTGGGTAATGGTGCTAGTGTTACTGCTGTAAAAAATGGAGAATCTGTTGATACTAGTATGGGTTTAACTCCATTAGAAGGTTTAGTAATGGGTACTAGATCTGGCGATATGGACCCTGCTGTTATTACTTTTATGATGGGTAAAGAAAACTTATCTGCTAAAGAAATTGATAATATTATAAATAAAAAAAGCGGACTTTTAGGTGTTTCTGGTGTTAGTAATGATATGAGAAACTTAGAAGAGGCTTCTAAAACTAACCACAAAGCTGAACTTGCTATAAAGATGTTCTGTTATAGAGTAAAAAAATATATAGGTTCTTATATGGCAGCACTTGGACATCTTGATGGAATAGTATTTACTGGAGGTATTGGTGAAAACAGCGCTCCTATAAGAGCTAGAATACTTGAAGGTTTAGATGAGCTTGGTATTAAATGCGATGCTGATAAAAATGCTAAGGCTAGAGGTTGTGCTAATTTTGAAAAAGATGGTGCTCCTATTAAGCTTTATGTTATAGCTACAGATGAAGAAAAAGCTATAGCAATAGATACCTATAATATTGCTTTAAAATAATAGTAAATAAAAAAGTAAAAAATAGGGTGTTTAAATAACATCCTATTTTTTATTTTAAATTAGAATAATTAAAAAATAATATTAATTATATATTTGTACTTCCAAAACCGCCTTCGCCTCTAATAGAATCAGAAAGCTCTTCCACCTCTTCAAACTCTGCTTTTTCTACCTTTGCAAATACCATCTGAGCAATTCTATCTCCCACATTAATAGTAAAAGGTTTATCAGTTAAAGCTGCTAATATAATTTTTAATTCACCTCTATAATCGCTATCAATAGTAGCAGGAGAGTTCAAACAAAATATTCCATTTTTTAAAGCTAATGAACTTCTGCTTCTAATCTGAGCTTCATAACCATCAGGTATTTCTATGTATAATCCAGTAGGCACTAAAACTATGTCATTTTTGTTTAATGTAATAGGCTCATCTATATTAGCATGCAAATCTAAACCTGAAGCTCCAAGTGTTTGATATTTAGGAAGAGGATTTTTTGACTTATTAATTACTTTTATTTTTAACATTTTAACCTTCTTTTTCATATTTATTTTAATAAAAACGATAACATCATAATAATAACTAAAGCAGTAGCTCCTTGTACTATTGTGGCTAAGGTTCTTGCTTTATATGCATCTTGAACAGTTAAACCAGATAATTCTACTACCACCCAGAAATAGCTGTCATTAATATGAGAAAATACCATAGAACCAGCACCTATAGACATTAATACTAAAACTTGCGATATTGGAGTAGTGTATCCTAATGTATCAAGCAGCGGTGCAAATAAACTCGCAACAGTAACAACAGATATAGTTGAAGAGCCTAAAGAAATTTTTAAAAGAGAAGCAAGCAAAAAAGGAAGCACTAATCCTAAATTTACAGAAGCAAATACATCTCCAAGTTCAAATATAATGTTTGTAAGCTCAGTTGATTTTAAAACTTCTGCAAAAGCTCCGCTTGCCCCAACTAAAACTAATATATTTCCAGAATCTCTTACCCCATCACCAATCCACATATACATCTCATCTCTATTAAAATTATGCATAAGTAAGAGTGAAAATAAAAAGCCTATAAATAATGCCATAGTAGGCTCGCCAAGAAATATAAACATATTCTTTATGAGGCTATCTTCATCTAAATGCAAAGAATTAAACCTTACTATAGAGCCTATAGCCATAAGTATAATTGGTATTAATATAGGCGCAAATGATTTGAATGCAGAAGGAAGTTTTTCCATATCATCAATAACGCTTTCATAGCTATAGTTATTTTTTTTATAATCTTTTTTCTTAACATATTTTGATATAAACATTCCGTATATAGCACCAGATAAAGAAGTAGGTATAGCTACAATAAGTCCTATTGCTATAACAGTAAATAGATGTTCTTGTAAGTTAAAAAGATTAATAACAGCAGCAGGCCCTGGAGTAGGTGGTATTAGGGCATGAGAAGCATATAAACCTGTTGACAATGCCACAGATAGTGCTACAGGTGAAGCCCCGCTTTTTTTTGCTAATGCTTTTCTTAATGGTGTTAATATTAAATATCCAGAATCACAAAACACAGGTATAGAAACAATAAATCCTAATATATTCATTGCAAGAGCAGGGTGGGATTTTCCAACTATCTTTAAGATTATTTCCCCAAGCTTGTATGTAGCTCCAGACATTTCAAGTATATTACCGATAATACTGCCCAAAATTATTATAATTCCAACACTTCCTAAAGCATTTCCAAAACCTTTACCTATTAGAGAAGCTATTTCATTTATATAATGCGGATTTCTGTTAGAAGGTACATGTAAAGTAAATGATAAGAATATAGCTACCATTAACATTGCTATGAAAGGATGTACTTTAAACTTAATAGTAAGTATCATCACTATTATTATAGAAACTAGGAGCATAGTTATTATAGAATAGCTAATCATAGTTTACAACCTAAAAGTATTTATGAATATTTATTTTATTATTCTTCCTCAGGAACTTCAGCGTTAATATATCCTTCTTCAAAAAAGTATAGAAGTTCTTTTTCAGCATTTTTGGCCGCTTCTTCCATTCCTTCTTCATATTCAATTTCAAGTATTAATTTAGCATCACAAAAAGCACCAAGCCCCATAATGTTAAATACACTTTTTGCATCTGCTCTTACACCATTATAAAGCAAAAATATGCCTAAATCGGAATATTCTATTTTGCTTGCTATTTGTGATAATACTCCAGCTGGTCTTAAATGCATACCATTTTTGCTTTTAATTGTTACTACATTAGTTAATGTCATTCAATAAACTCACTATATTTATTTTTTATTATGATAACATATATTTAATAATTTTCAATATTTTTCTAAGTTATACTAATATAAAAACATAACGTAATATATACTGCAATTTGTATATTAAATAATTTCGAAAGAGTAAATAAATAAAAACTCAATATAGTAGAATTATTTTTGCATATATTTTTTAAATTTGCATTATATTTGTATGCATCCTTTTGTATTTACTTTTGATTATTCAAATTATAAGAAATAGATATTTTTTAATTAAAAAGTCTGTAATATCTATCACTCCTAAATGATAATATATAATTATTTTTTGTTTAGAAAGCGGTGATGGAATATAGCTTTGATGATATGCGTAGAGGCGGGTTAAGCAGTATTTATTTTTATTTAATTATAAAATACTAATTTTTACTTTTTTTAGGCAAATGCTTTATTACTTGTGCTTCTAACTCTATAGATTTTTGTCTGTTATTGTAGCCCAATACTTTGCCGTAAACTTCTATGTAATTCTTTGGCTCTAGATTTAATGTTACATTATATATTAAGTCAGCAACACCAACTATGTTTTCAGCGTTGTGGTCATATACTAATATTCTTGCTTTATTTTTTGGCACTCCGTCTATATTAGTTTTTGATATGCTGTTTACATCTGCTTTCCATTTTACATATCCGCCGTTGTATAATTCATAGTTGCCTACCACTGTAAGATAATCTGGACTTTCTCTAAATATATTATAATCTGGTGCTATTACAAAATCTTTTAAAACTCTGAATCTCTCTTTTAAATATTCGTTAATGTCGCTTTTTAATGCACCGTTTATTATCATAACTGCTTCATTAACTGATGCACTTCTCATATTCTTTTTTGCCTTATCAAACATATCTGCTACTTCTTTAGGAGAGTAGGTAGGACTTTTGGCACTCTCTGGAATCTTTCCGTCTTCAAGTCCCTCAAATAAATACACATTTTCTAATTTCTCTCTAAGTTCTTTTTGCTCTTTATCTAATAATATATATTTTATAGCAGGATATCCTCTGTCTATTGCCAAA
This window harbors:
- the dut gene encoding dUTP diphosphatase, whose translation is MLKIKVINKSKNPLPKYQTLGASGLDLHANIDEPITLNKNDIVLVPTGLYIEIPDGYEAQIRSRSSLALKNGIFCLNSPATIDSDYRGELKIILAALTDKPFTINVGDRIAQMVFAKVEKAEFEEVEELSDSIRGEGGFGSTNI
- a CDS encoding acetate kinase — translated: MNVLVINSGSSSIKYQLFSMPEAKVLAKGLLEKIGEETSALKHTAVEKGKEKKIEQKVPDHKAGMSLIFSLLTDKEVGVISNMSEISGVGHRVVHGGEAFSKSTLITDEAIKAIEACCDIAPLHNPAGLQGIRACQEILKDVKMVAVFDTSFHQTIPEHAYMYAVPHEWYDKYKVRRYGFHGTSHKYVYGEFCKVTNKPNANVIVCHLGNGASVTAVKNGESVDTSMGLTPLEGLVMGTRSGDMDPAVITFMMGKENLSAKEIDNIINKKSGLLGVSGVSNDMRNLEEASKTNHKAELAIKMFCYRVKKYIGSYMAALGHLDGIVFTGGIGENSAPIRARILEGLDELGIKCDADKNAKARGCANFEKDGAPIKLYVIATDEEKAIAIDTYNIALK
- a CDS encoding HPr family phosphocarrier protein; the encoded protein is MTLTNVVTIKSKNGMHLRPAGVLSQIASKIEYSDLGIFLLYNGVRADAKSVFNIMGLGAFCDAKLILEIEYEEGMEEAAKNAEKELLYFFEEGYINAEVPEEE
- a CDS encoding GntP family permease codes for the protein MISYSIITMLLVSIIIVMILTIKFKVHPFIAMLMVAIFLSFTLHVPSNRNPHYINEIASLIGKGFGNALGSVGIIIILGSIIGNILEMSGATYKLGEIILKIVGKSHPALAMNILGFIVSIPVFCDSGYLILTPLRKALAKKSGASPVALSVALSTGLYASHALIPPTPGPAAVINLFNLQEHLFTVIAIGLIVAIPTSLSGAIYGMFISKYVKKKDYKKNNYSYESVIDDMEKLPSAFKSFAPILIPIILMAIGSIVRFNSLHLDEDSLIKNMFIFLGEPTMALFIGFLFSLLLMHNFNRDEMYMWIGDGVRDSGNILVLVGASGAFAEVLKSTELTNIIFELGDVFASVNLGLVLPFLLASLLKISLGSSTISVVTVASLFAPLLDTLGYTTPISQVLVLMSIGAGSMVFSHINDSYFWVVVELSGLTVQDAYKARTLATIVQGATALVIIMMLSFLLK